In Romeriopsis navalis LEGE 11480, one genomic interval encodes:
- a CDS encoding DUF1460 domain-containing protein has translation MRRSLAVFTISGTLLLAAAIHIRAIAQKSPTPPAMTQSVVTHHATAQAKRPTQQLSKLDRQEFDYILKQVKTGKIATTDFAMTIQAIAQEFRGYRYTADLLDQAEPEILRLSLKQFDCVLFIEAMLGLTRTVHSHDPTESQFVAQIQAQRYRNGQVSDYCSRLHYFSEWILENQRQGRVKDLGAELKGIPLNRTLDFMSQNWRKYPRQAHARNRRCIKAMEQQLGRVNLRYVPTNQIRASYPRLKPGDIVAIATRIPGLDVTHTGLVYRTPNGGTGMIHAAPRVGVIVSQDLHRYVQQLGNESIGILVARPLAPQAF, from the coding sequence ATGCGTCGCTCGCTCGCTGTTTTTACCATTAGTGGCACCTTGCTCCTCGCCGCCGCTATACATATTCGAGCGATCGCCCAGAAGTCTCCAACGCCCCCGGCAATGACCCAATCGGTAGTGACTCATCATGCTACCGCTCAGGCAAAACGTCCGACTCAACAGCTCTCAAAGCTTGATCGGCAGGAGTTTGACTATATTCTCAAGCAAGTTAAAACGGGCAAAATTGCGACGACCGATTTTGCTATGACAATTCAGGCGATCGCCCAGGAATTTCGCGGCTACCGCTACACCGCTGATTTGTTAGACCAAGCCGAGCCAGAAATCCTCCGGCTTTCCCTCAAACAGTTTGACTGTGTATTATTCATCGAGGCGATGCTGGGGCTGACCCGGACCGTCCACAGTCATGATCCGACCGAGTCACAGTTCGTCGCGCAAATCCAAGCCCAGCGCTACCGCAATGGGCAAGTCAGTGATTATTGCAGTCGGTTGCACTATTTCTCCGAGTGGATCTTAGAAAATCAGCGCCAGGGTCGAGTCAAAGATTTAGGGGCGGAACTCAAGGGGATCCCACTGAACCGCACGCTCGACTTTATGAGTCAAAACTGGCGTAAGTATCCCCGCCAAGCCCACGCTCGCAACCGCCGCTGTATTAAGGCGATGGAGCAGCAGCTGGGCCGCGTTAACCTGCGTTATGTTCCGACCAACCAGATTCGTGCGAGTTATCCCCGGCTCAAACCCGGTGATATTGTGGCGATTGCTACCCGTATTCCAGGACTTGACGTGACTCACACGGGCTTAGTCTATCGCACCCCGAATGGTGGTACTGGAATGATCCATGCAGCACCACGTGTAGGAGTCATAGTGTCACAGGATTTACATCGCTATGTGCAACAACTAGGCAATGAGTCGATCGGCATCCTAGTGGCTAGACCCCTCGCCCCACAGGCTTTTTAA
- the gyrB gene encoding DNA topoisomerase (ATP-hydrolyzing) subunit B — protein MTQDYGADQIQVLEGLEHVRKRPGMYIGSTGTRGLHHLVYEVIDNSVDEALAGYCKNINVSINADGSVSVGDDGRGIPTDVHSKTGKSALETVMTVLGAGGKFGGDSGYKVSGGLHGVGVSVVNALSAWVDVTVWREGKVHKQRYEQGKPQGKLQVEKIKEKQTGTTVTFYPDIEIFSTGIEFDYAVLAGRFRELAFLNGGVRINFTDLREAAQDAEGNPLTNSYYYEGGIREYVVYMNREKDPIHPEIIYLNGERKGVQVEVAFQWCIDAYSDNILGFANNIRTVDGGTHLEGLKAVLTRTLNSFARKRNKIKEGQSNLAGENIREGLTAVISVKVPEPEFEGQTKTKLGNTEVRGIVDSMIGEVLMEYLEFHPNVGEAILEKAIQAFNAAEAARRARELVRRKSVLESSTLPGKLADCASRDPSESEIYIVEGDSAGGSAKQGRDRRFQAILPLRGKILNIEKTDDSKIYKNTEIQALITALGMGIRGEDFDEANLRYHRIIIMTDADVDGAHIRTLLLTFFYRYQREMVDQGYVYIACPPLYKLERGRQHQYCYSDRELQQKIAEFPANANYNIQRFKGLGEMMPQQLWDTTMNPETRTLKKVEIEDAVEADRVFTVLMGDRVAPRREFIETYGPKLIMSDLDI, from the coding sequence ATGACCCAAGATTACGGTGCGGACCAAATTCAGGTCCTCGAAGGACTTGAACACGTCCGAAAACGCCCAGGCATGTACATCGGCAGTACCGGGACGCGCGGGCTGCATCACTTAGTCTACGAAGTCATCGACAACTCCGTTGACGAAGCCTTGGCAGGATACTGCAAAAACATCAATGTGTCGATCAATGCCGATGGTTCGGTATCGGTCGGGGACGATGGTCGCGGGATTCCCACAGATGTCCACTCGAAAACCGGCAAGTCGGCGCTCGAAACCGTCATGACCGTGCTCGGGGCCGGGGGTAAATTCGGTGGTGACAGTGGCTATAAGGTATCCGGTGGTCTGCACGGTGTGGGCGTCTCGGTGGTGAATGCCCTATCCGCCTGGGTGGATGTCACCGTCTGGCGCGAAGGCAAAGTCCATAAGCAGCGCTACGAGCAGGGTAAGCCCCAGGGCAAGCTCCAGGTCGAGAAGATCAAAGAAAAGCAGACGGGTACCACCGTCACGTTCTATCCCGACATCGAAATTTTCAGCACTGGCATTGAATTTGACTATGCAGTGCTAGCCGGTCGGTTCCGCGAATTAGCCTTCCTAAATGGCGGCGTCCGGATCAACTTCACCGACCTGCGTGAAGCCGCCCAAGATGCCGAAGGCAATCCCCTCACCAATAGCTACTACTACGAGGGCGGGATTCGGGAATACGTGGTGTATATGAACCGCGAGAAAGATCCGATTCACCCGGAAATCATCTACCTCAATGGCGAACGCAAAGGCGTCCAAGTCGAAGTCGCTTTCCAATGGTGTATTGATGCCTATAGCGACAACATCCTCGGCTTTGCCAACAACATTCGCACCGTGGATGGCGGGACCCACCTTGAGGGCTTGAAAGCCGTCCTGACCCGGACGCTAAACAGCTTTGCCCGCAAGCGCAACAAGATCAAGGAAGGCCAATCCAATTTAGCGGGTGAAAACATCCGTGAAGGCTTAACCGCAGTGATTTCGGTCAAGGTGCCAGAGCCAGAATTTGAAGGTCAGACCAAGACCAAGCTCGGTAATACCGAAGTGCGCGGTATCGTCGATTCGATGATTGGCGAAGTCTTGATGGAATATCTGGAATTCCACCCAAATGTGGGTGAAGCAATTCTAGAAAAAGCAATTCAAGCCTTTAACGCGGCTGAAGCGGCCCGCCGGGCGCGGGAATTGGTCCGCCGCAAGTCGGTGCTCGAATCCTCGACGCTCCCCGGCAAGCTGGCTGACTGCGCCTCCCGCGACCCCAGCGAATCGGAAATCTACATTGTGGAGGGGGATTCGGCTGGTGGCTCTGCAAAGCAAGGCCGCGATCGCCGCTTCCAAGCGATCCTGCCCTTGCGCGGGAAAATCCTCAACATTGAGAAAACCGACGACTCGAAGATCTATAAAAATACCGAGATCCAGGCATTGATTACGGCCCTTGGGATGGGGATTCGAGGGGAAGACTTTGATGAAGCAAATCTCCGCTACCACCGGATCATCATCATGACTGACGCGGACGTGGATGGGGCCCACATTCGGACGCTGCTGCTGACCTTCTTCTACCGTTATCAGCGGGAAATGGTAGACCAAGGCTACGTCTATATTGCCTGCCCACCGCTGTACAAGCTGGAGCGGGGTCGTCAGCACCAGTATTGCTATAGCGATCGCGAACTACAGCAGAAGATTGCCGAGTTCCCCGCCAACGCCAACTACAATATCCAACGGTTTAAGGGATTGGGTGAAATGATGCCACAACAACTGTGGGATACCACGATGAACCCGGAAACTCGCACCTTGAAGAAAGTCGAAATCGAAGATGCCGTCGAAGCCGATCGCGTATTCACCGTCTTGATGGGCGATCGGGTCGCACCGCGCCGGGAATTCATCGAAACCTATGGTCCGAAGCTGATCATGTCCGACTTAGATATCTAG
- the miaA gene encoding tRNA (adenosine(37)-N6)-dimethylallyltransferase MiaA, translating to MSSSIVPFLLVVCGATASGKSGLAIALAQHLSAQGRNSVIISADSRQVYREFSIGTAKPNAFEQSQVPHYLVDVCDPTETLTVADFQSRANQIIQDGHGQSPAVIPILAGGTGLYIKSIVRGMKIPRVPPHPELRRQLERLGQKSCYAMLEQVDPIATVKIHPNDRVRTLRALEVFYVTGIPMTDQQGERPPRYPILQIGLDTPEIDARIAHRTAQMFEQGFVAEVQMLMAKYGETLALLNTLGYAEVRQYLRGEISETEAQRLTVLHTRQFAKRQRTWFRGTPEIEWFDSNAVDLVARVVDRVDRFMLQYQAGLPEV from the coding sequence TTGAGTAGTTCTATTGTACCGTTTTTGCTTGTCGTTTGTGGCGCGACGGCAAGTGGTAAATCTGGTTTGGCGATCGCCCTGGCGCAGCATTTGTCGGCTCAGGGGCGGAACTCGGTGATTATCAGTGCCGATTCGCGCCAAGTGTATCGAGAGTTTAGCATCGGAACTGCCAAACCGAACGCTTTTGAGCAAAGTCAGGTGCCGCATTATTTGGTTGATGTCTGTGACCCGACGGAAACTCTGACGGTGGCGGACTTTCAGTCAAGAGCGAATCAGATTATTCAGGACGGTCATGGGCAGTCTCCAGCCGTGATTCCGATTTTGGCTGGTGGGACGGGTCTGTATATTAAGTCGATCGTGCGGGGGATGAAGATTCCCCGTGTGCCACCTCACCCTGAGTTGCGGCGGCAGTTAGAACGCCTGGGGCAGAAGAGCTGTTATGCGATGCTCGAACAAGTGGATCCGATCGCGACAGTCAAAATTCATCCGAACGATCGTGTGCGGACCCTCAGAGCCCTAGAAGTGTTTTACGTCACGGGCATCCCCATGACCGATCAGCAGGGTGAGCGGCCACCGCGTTATCCGATTTTGCAAATTGGGTTAGACACCCCGGAAATTGACGCGCGGATCGCCCATCGCACGGCCCAAATGTTTGAGCAAGGGTTTGTAGCGGAAGTTCAAATGCTAATGGCAAAATATGGTGAGACGTTAGCCTTGCTCAATACCTTAGGCTATGCCGAAGTCCGGCAATACTTGCGGGGTGAGATTAGTGAAACCGAAGCGCAACGTTTAACGGTGTTGCATACGCGCCAGTTTGCGAAACGGCAGCGGACCTGGTTTCGTGGGACGCCCGAGATTGAGTGGTTTGATAGTAATGCGGTGGATTTAGTGGCGCGGGTTGTGGATCGCGTCGATCGGTTTATGTTGCAATATCAAGCTGGCTTGCCAGAAGTCTAA